One region of Ahniella affigens genomic DNA includes:
- a CDS encoding DUF2238 domain-containing protein, whose protein sequence is MTLRSAQWTWFTLTLLAFGLSWLAPIWPFEQALHSSLTVVALGLMIWLIQTRQLSLRAFALFAVFIMVHCLASRWLYSNVPYDAWLMAVLNTNTAELFGWQRNHFDRLVHLLYGLCLTPGLVERARAYSVVKPSAPFWRAFALILMSSLAYEWLEWLVAVLLDPADAEAYNGQQGDWWDAHKDMALAGLGALLWWPWLRRGPGTPTTK, encoded by the coding sequence ATGACGCTGCGTTCCGCCCAATGGACGTGGTTTACGCTCACGTTGCTGGCGTTTGGACTCAGTTGGCTCGCGCCAATCTGGCCATTTGAGCAGGCGCTACACAGCTCACTAACTGTGGTGGCCCTGGGCCTGATGATTTGGCTGATTCAAACGCGGCAACTAAGCCTGCGTGCATTTGCCTTGTTCGCCGTGTTCATCATGGTGCATTGCCTCGCGTCGCGCTGGCTTTACTCCAACGTGCCGTATGACGCTTGGCTCATGGCCGTCCTGAACACCAATACTGCCGAGCTGTTCGGCTGGCAGCGCAATCATTTCGATCGACTGGTGCATCTGCTGTATGGCCTGTGTTTGACACCGGGTCTGGTCGAGCGGGCGCGCGCATACTCCGTGGTGAAACCGAGCGCCCCGTTCTGGCGGGCCTTCGCGCTGATCTTGATGAGCAGCCTCGCGTATGAATGGCTGGAGTGGCTCGTCGCCGTCCTGCTCGATCCCGCAGACGCGGAGGCTTACAACGGCCAGCAGGGTGATTGGTGGGACGCCCACAAGGACATGGCGCTGGCCGGCCTTGGTGCGCTGCTCTGGTGGCCCTGGCTGCGTCGCGGCCCGGGCACACCGACCACCAAATAA
- the mgtE gene encoding magnesium transporter, producing MAELAALDKTARQMKTLSQALDSGRLGPVRRLVNTLTPAEIGSLLEALPPTKRLMLWGLVDSEDDGEVLVHCNEEVRESLLQDMDDEEIVAAAESLDLDDLADLFEDLPDTVTENVLKSLDRTDRERLEQALSYPEDSAGRLLNPDIITVRPDVTIDVVLRYLRLRGEMPDHTDHFYVVSRRNQYLGRVAVTRVLTSQLDTPINELIDDSQAPIVVTAEAETVAKSFADHDWISAPVVDANNVLLGRITIDDMVDIIRAQADHNVMSMAGLDEEEDLFAPVRRATRKRALWLGINLLTAFLASFVIGRFEIALEQVVALAILMPVVASMGGIAGTQTLTLIVRGMALGQVSASNAMALLSKEMMVGGFNGVIWAIVVGASAGLWFGDLRLALVIAAAIAINLLAAAASGVMIPLLLRRLDIDPALAGGVVLTTVTDCIGFLAFLGLGTAFLL from the coding sequence ATGGCCGAACTTGCTGCCCTGGACAAGACTGCGCGCCAGATGAAAACGCTGTCGCAAGCGCTCGATTCCGGGCGCCTGGGGCCGGTGCGCCGGCTGGTCAACACACTGACCCCCGCTGAGATCGGCAGCCTGCTAGAAGCCCTGCCGCCCACAAAGCGCTTGATGCTCTGGGGCTTGGTCGATTCTGAGGACGACGGCGAGGTGCTCGTCCATTGCAACGAGGAGGTTCGCGAGAGCCTGCTTCAGGACATGGATGACGAGGAAATCGTCGCGGCGGCTGAGTCGCTCGATCTGGACGACCTTGCCGACCTGTTCGAGGATCTGCCCGACACGGTCACCGAGAACGTGCTGAAGTCGCTCGATCGGACCGATCGCGAGCGTTTGGAACAAGCACTCTCGTACCCAGAGGACAGCGCCGGCCGTTTGCTGAACCCCGACATCATCACCGTGCGTCCCGATGTGACGATCGACGTTGTGCTTCGCTATTTGCGCCTGCGTGGCGAAATGCCGGATCACACCGACCATTTTTACGTTGTCAGTCGACGCAACCAATATTTGGGCCGCGTGGCCGTCACCCGCGTGCTCACGTCCCAACTCGACACGCCTATCAACGAACTCATCGACGATTCTCAAGCCCCGATCGTCGTCACCGCCGAAGCCGAAACGGTTGCCAAGAGCTTCGCCGACCATGACTGGATCTCGGCGCCAGTCGTTGATGCCAACAACGTGCTGCTCGGTCGCATCACCATTGACGACATGGTCGACATCATCCGCGCCCAAGCCGATCACAACGTGATGAGCATGGCCGGTCTGGACGAAGAAGAGGATTTGTTCGCGCCGGTGCGGCGCGCGACCCGGAAGCGCGCCCTGTGGCTCGGCATCAATCTGTTGACCGCGTTTCTCGCGTCATTCGTGATTGGTCGATTTGAAATCGCATTGGAGCAAGTCGTCGCACTGGCCATTTTGATGCCGGTTGTCGCCAGCATGGGCGGCATTGCCGGCACCCAGACGCTGACGCTGATTGTCCGCGGCATGGCGCTCGGCCAGGTCAGCGCCAGTAATGCGATGGCGCTGTTGTCGAAGGAAATGATGGTGGGCGGGTTCAACGGCGTGATCTGGGCGATTGTCGTAGGGGCGTCGGCGGGGCTATGGTTTGGCGATCTCAGGCTCGCACTCGTCATCGCCGCTGCCATCGCGATCAACCTCCTGGCCGCAGCGGCATCGGGCGTCATGATTCCGCTGCTATTACGGCGCCTCGACATTGATCCGGCGCTCGCTGGCGGCGTCGTGCTCACGACCGTTACCGACTGCATCGGATTTCTCGCGTTCCTGGGGCTCGGTACAGCGTTTCTGCTATGA
- a CDS encoding NAD-dependent epimerase/dehydratase family protein, whose product MNILLTGGSGFIGTHLCRALLDAGHGIRILDLRSSVSFPDSCLLGDIRDANLVEQALRDVDLVIHLAAVHADDVSPLHLYAETNVDGTRVLLDAMRAANVVRLLHFSSVSVYGAGPAVESDLDPKPLNEYGRSKLAAEQLIVAWQAEQPTVRSARVLRPSVVYGPGHHGNMKRLIDELDRPRMRAIGSGQQVKAVAFVGNVVAASLFDLAELPGCRIHNVADLPPIPMHEWMRLIRIELGRDPARQIRLPEMPAYLLGFLAQTWAHLCRQKPTISVDRVRKFLASTPVDASLLARLGYLAPYSHQQGLRATIAARQRTEQP is encoded by the coding sequence ATGAACATCCTGCTCACCGGCGGTTCCGGCTTCATTGGCACGCATCTTTGTCGCGCTTTGCTCGACGCCGGGCATGGCATTCGCATTCTCGATCTCAGGTCAAGTGTCAGCTTCCCGGACTCCTGCCTGCTCGGCGATATCCGCGACGCCAACCTGGTCGAACAGGCGCTACGTGATGTTGACCTGGTGATCCATCTCGCCGCCGTGCACGCGGACGATGTCTCGCCCCTGCACCTTTACGCTGAGACGAATGTCGACGGGACCCGCGTGCTGCTTGACGCCATGCGCGCTGCCAACGTGGTGCGACTGCTGCATTTCAGCTCGGTGTCGGTTTACGGCGCCGGACCTGCCGTGGAGTCCGATCTCGACCCCAAACCGCTGAACGAATACGGCCGCAGCAAACTCGCAGCAGAGCAGCTGATTGTGGCGTGGCAGGCCGAACAACCGACCGTGCGTTCGGCCCGAGTCCTGCGTCCGTCGGTGGTCTATGGCCCCGGTCATCATGGCAATATGAAGCGACTGATCGACGAGCTCGACCGCCCACGCATGCGTGCCATCGGATCCGGCCAGCAAGTCAAGGCGGTGGCATTTGTCGGCAATGTCGTCGCCGCGAGTCTGTTTGATCTGGCCGAGCTGCCGGGCTGCCGCATACACAATGTCGCCGATTTGCCGCCGATTCCGATGCACGAGTGGATGCGCCTGATCCGGATTGAACTTGGACGCGATCCGGCCCGCCAGATACGGCTGCCCGAAATGCCGGCCTATCTGCTCGGGTTCTTGGCCCAGACGTGGGCACATCTTTGCAGGCAGAAACCGACGATCTCCGTTGATCGCGTGCGCAAGTTTCTTGCCAGCACGCCGGTCGATGCCAGCCTTCTCGCCCGGCTGGGCTATCTTGCCCCGTATTCACATCAGCAGGGGCTCCGCGCAACGATTGCGGCCAGACAGCGGACCGAGCAACCATGA
- a CDS encoding glycosyltransferase family 4 protein: MSVRVLILASKCPWPPLDGGRLALWQTIQSLHQAGAIMHLLAPLHPAEQAQRSAWIDAMQPMLGADLVPSTPKPWLLAALQALVTSRATSLARHAHPALAHALPGLIKRFRPDVIHVECLQSMAMLGPPPWPVPVVLRLQNVESQLWADWPAPAWLRPLLRAEARRLRLAERRLLKQTACNLAITPVDAAQLQALAAPGSEHRIHTWTVPFPAELPADNTESPSLQIVLPGSRGWGPNQQAFDWAVRELAPCLKQRAPELRLTVFAPNGHADWPSNVHVQPVPSDSAKLFPQDAIAALPLFAGSGIRMRILESWARGLPVVATSVAARGLSVRHGEHLLLADNAADFAAAIDRLVREPTLAASLIAAGRDYLRTHHDPTALGQALLQHYRAAQTGGTP, translated from the coding sequence ATGTCAGTTCGCGTGTTGATTCTCGCCAGCAAATGCCCTTGGCCGCCGTTGGATGGTGGCCGACTCGCACTTTGGCAAACCATCCAGTCGTTGCATCAAGCGGGCGCGATCATGCATTTGCTCGCGCCTTTGCATCCGGCTGAGCAGGCGCAGCGATCAGCGTGGATCGACGCGATGCAGCCCATGCTGGGTGCCGATCTGGTCCCAAGCACGCCAAAGCCCTGGCTGCTTGCCGCCTTGCAGGCACTCGTAACCAGTCGGGCGACCAGCCTCGCCCGGCACGCGCACCCGGCGTTGGCTCATGCACTGCCGGGCCTCATCAAGCGATTTCGACCCGACGTCATTCATGTCGAATGCCTGCAAAGCATGGCCATGCTTGGGCCACCACCCTGGCCCGTTCCTGTGGTGCTGCGCCTGCAGAATGTGGAGTCCCAACTCTGGGCCGATTGGCCGGCGCCAGCTTGGCTGCGCCCGTTGCTACGCGCCGAGGCGCGCCGTCTGCGCCTTGCCGAGCGGCGCCTGCTCAAGCAGACCGCCTGCAACCTCGCAATCACCCCAGTCGATGCGGCGCAACTGCAGGCGCTTGCTGCCCCCGGATCGGAGCATCGTATTCATACCTGGACGGTGCCGTTTCCAGCGGAACTACCCGCCGATAACACCGAATCGCCAAGCCTTCAGATCGTTCTGCCCGGCAGCCGTGGCTGGGGTCCAAACCAACAAGCATTCGATTGGGCCGTTCGCGAATTGGCGCCGTGTCTGAAGCAACGGGCGCCCGAGTTGCGCTTGACGGTGTTCGCACCAAACGGCCATGCTGACTGGCCAAGCAATGTCCACGTCCAGCCCGTGCCCAGCGATTCCGCCAAACTGTTTCCGCAAGATGCCATTGCCGCGTTGCCGCTGTTTGCCGGCTCGGGCATCCGCATGCGCATTCTTGAGTCCTGGGCACGCGGACTCCCCGTGGTCGCCACTTCGGTGGCTGCACGAGGTCTGTCGGTCCGCCACGGCGAACACCTGTTGCTGGCTGACAACGCTGCTGATTTTGCCGCCGCAATCGATCGTCTGGTTCGGGAACCAACCTTGGCCGCAAGCCTGATCGCAGCTGGCCGAGACTATTTGCGGACCCACCATGATCCAACGGCTCTGGGTCAGGCGCTGCTGCAGCACTATCGCGCCGCGCAGACTGGTGGCACGCCATGA
- a CDS encoding FG-GAP repeat domain-containing protein, which translates to MLRTPFVLTLLTIALAGCSHRSVQPDGSASTCGAIGGLTKRPLFSLQWIDSGLPLRGQWRDGFQLADLNGDGHVDLIHGPARKGNFQPNLFLGDGTGRFKLDMSAHWPPLPFDYGDVAVADFNRDNVLDVALSAHLRGVAVLINEGRNSFAPWSDGLVMTPPSAHPEQPIFGSRAIAAIDWNRDGLVDLLATNEGPALGAIDRSTREMLRLYLNRGGFFEQRDVKNTVSGWANALAVGDVTGDRWPEAITGTEAFGNRRLLHIGFGTDLNSQELRSLPEQLAVHAVERVQFDAESVPSMLFAGQIDQVASGCATLVRTDFQAGLGDRSQTLWSEPGRDDMVAVRAADIGGDARLELLAVHRSGRIRVLVEHPNRRGNATWRTAMVAEPPEPLRDCQAWQMQLANIDGDPASEIVVSYASDGDVTGLGRCPNSGGLAAFNVVAP; encoded by the coding sequence ATGCTCCGAACCCCATTCGTGCTGACGCTCTTGACCATCGCCCTCGCCGGCTGCAGTCACCGCTCGGTACAGCCAGACGGTTCGGCATCGACGTGTGGGGCGATTGGCGGACTAACGAAGCGGCCGTTATTTTCGTTGCAGTGGATCGATTCCGGCTTGCCGCTTCGAGGTCAATGGCGTGACGGCTTCCAACTCGCCGATCTGAATGGCGATGGTCACGTGGATCTGATTCATGGTCCGGCGCGAAAAGGCAACTTCCAGCCAAATCTGTTCCTCGGCGACGGAACCGGTCGATTCAAGCTCGACATGTCCGCGCATTGGCCGCCGTTGCCGTTTGACTACGGCGACGTCGCGGTAGCCGATTTCAACCGTGACAATGTTTTGGATGTGGCCTTGAGTGCCCATCTTCGGGGCGTTGCTGTGTTGATCAACGAAGGCAGAAACAGTTTTGCGCCGTGGAGCGATGGACTTGTCATGACCCCGCCTTCGGCGCACCCTGAGCAGCCCATCTTCGGGTCCCGGGCGATTGCCGCTATCGACTGGAACCGCGATGGGCTCGTGGATCTGCTCGCGACGAACGAAGGCCCCGCACTTGGTGCGATCGATCGGAGCACGCGGGAGATGCTGCGGCTGTATCTCAACCGCGGCGGGTTCTTCGAACAACGCGATGTCAAAAACACCGTGTCAGGTTGGGCCAATGCCCTCGCTGTTGGCGATGTCACCGGTGACCGTTGGCCCGAAGCGATCACCGGCACCGAGGCTTTTGGCAACCGCCGCCTGCTCCACATAGGCTTTGGCACCGACTTGAATAGCCAGGAGTTGCGATCGCTTCCGGAACAACTCGCCGTGCATGCCGTTGAACGCGTTCAATTCGACGCCGAGAGCGTGCCCAGCATGCTGTTTGCCGGACAGATTGATCAGGTCGCGAGCGGCTGTGCCACGCTTGTGCGAACGGATTTTCAAGCGGGGCTTGGCGATCGCAGTCAGACGCTTTGGTCCGAGCCGGGTCGTGATGACATGGTGGCTGTCCGTGCCGCCGACATCGGCGGCGATGCACGGCTCGAACTGCTGGCGGTGCACCGGAGTGGGCGCATCCGGGTGCTGGTCGAGCATCCGAATCGTCGCGGCAACGCAACTTGGCGAACGGCCATGGTGGCCGAGCCACCCGAACCGCTGCGCGATTGCCAGGCTTGGCAAATGCAACTGGCCAATATCGATGGCGACCCCGCGTCTGAAATCGTGGTCAGCTATGCGAGCGATGGCGACGTCACGGGCCTGGGGCGCTGCCCTAACAGCGGCGGTTTGGCGGCTTTCAACGTCGTGGCACCGTGA